The Streptomyces rubrogriseus genomic sequence CCCTGTACGACCAGATCGTCGCCCACGCGCGCGAGGACCACCCCGACGAGGCGTGCGGCGTGGTGGCCGGTCCTGTCGGCGAGGGCCGCCCCGAGCGGTTCATCCCCATGCTCAACGCCGCCCGCTCGCCCACGTTCTACGAGTTCGACTCGCAGGACCTGCTCAAGCTCTACCGCGAGATGGACGACCGGGACGAGGAACCGGTGGTCATCTACCACTCCCACACCGCCACCGAGGCCCACCCCTCCCGCACCGACATCACCTACGCCAACGAGCCCGGCGCCCACTACGTCCTCGTCTCCACCGCGGACACCGACGGTGCCGGCGAGTTCCAGTTCCGCTCGTTCCGCATCGTGGAGGGAGAGGTCACGGAGGAGGAGGTCAAGGTCGTCGAGGCGTACTGATCTCGCACCGTGGACGGAAAGAGTCCATCAGGTGAGATCACACTCCGGAAGCCGGACCGGGAATCGATACGATGAGCCCATGGTTCTTCTCGACGTGAGCGAAAAGGCGCCGGGCACGCTGCTCGTGGCGCGCCTGCACGTCGACCTGTGCAGGCTGAAAAGCGCCATCTGTTGATCTTCGTCGCCGCCGTACGGCCGTGAGCCGCGGCGTGCTGACGTGTGCCGCCGCGCGCCCTCAGAACCCACGACAAACTTCCGACAGGAGCCCTCAGCCATGGCCATCGAGGTCCGCATCCCGACCATCCTCCGCCAGTACACCGACGGCCAGAAGGCGGTGGAGGGCACCGGGGACACCCTCGCCAAGCTCTTCGCCGACCTCGAGACCCGGCACACGGGCATCCAGGCCCGCATCGTCGACGGCGAGCAGCTGCGCCGCTTCGTCAACGTCTACCTCAACGACGAGGACGTCCGCTTCCTGGACGGCATCGACACCAAGCTCGCCGACGGCGACAGCATCACGATCCTGCCGGCGGTCGCCGGCGGCATGGCCTGATCGCCGATGCGCTACGACTCCCCGCTGGCCGCGGTGGGCAACACCCCCCTGGTGCGCCTGCCGCGGCTGTCGCCGTCCGACGACGTCCGCATCTGGGCCAAGCTGGAGGACCGCAACCCGACCGGCTCGATCAAGGACCGCCCCGCGCTCCACATGATCGAGCAGGCCGAGAAGGACGGCCGCCTCACCAAGGGCTGCACCATCCTGGAGCCGACCAGCGGAAACACCGGCATCTCCCTGGCCATGGCCGCCAGGCTCAAGGGCTACCGCATCGTCTGCGTCATGCCCGAGAACACCTCCCAGGAACGCCGGGACCTGCTCACCATGTGGGGCGCGGAGATCATCTCCTCTCCGGCCGCGGGCGGCTCCAACACCGCCGTACGCGTCGCCAAGGAACTCTCCGCCGAACACCCGGACTGGGTGATGCTCTACCAGTACGGCAACCCGGACAACGCCGGCGCCCACTACGCCGGCACCGGCCCGGAGATCCTCGCCGACCTGCCGTCGGTCACGCACTTCGTCGCGGGCCTCGGGACGACGGGGACGCTGATGGGCGTCGGCCGCTACCTGCGCGAGCACAAGCCGGACGTGAAGATCGTCGCCGCCGAACCGCGCTACGACGACCTGGTCTACGGCCTGCGCAACCTCGACGAGGGCTTCGTCCCCGAGCTGTACGACGCCTCCGTCCTCACCACCCGCTTCTCGGTGGGCTCCGCCGACGCGGTCACCCGCACCCGCGAGCTGCTCCAGCAGGAGGGCATCTTCGCGGGCGTCTCCACCGGCGCCGCCCTGCACGCCGCGATCGGCGTCGGGAAGAAGGCGGTCAAGGCGGGGGAGAGCGCGGACATCGTGTTCGTCGTCGCCGACGGCGGCTGGAAGTACCTGTCGACCGGCGTCTACACCGCCGAGACGACCGAGGCGGCCATCGAGACCCTCCACGGCCAGCTCTGGGCCTGACGGCTCCGCCCGGCGAACCGCCCCGCGACGTACGCGTCGCGGGGCGCTTCAGTTTTCGGGCCCCCGTCCGCCGGGCCCGTCCCGCCCTTCCGGGGGGCGCCGCCCCCTGCCTCGGGGCGGCCGCCGGCCCCGGCCCCAGCCGTCGACGAGCGTCGCCACGAGCGCGAGCAGCACCACCGCCGCGAAGACGAGCCACCAGGACGTGTCCATACCGACGACGGTACCGGCGCACGCCGCAGCCGCGCGCCCCTTCCGTGGCCCCGCACCCCCCGCTTCCAGCCGAACCGGTGATCCCACAGGTGAGTTCGCCCACAACGGCCCCTGGCGGAGGAGCGACCGCAGGTTTTGCGCCTTACGCTCGACGGACCGCACGACCCCCGTCTCTCCACACGCGCCAGCGGAGGTTTCTGCTTCATGAAGCTCACCGTCGTCGGCTGCTCGGGGTCGTTCCCGTCCGCGGAATCGGCCTGCTCGAGCTACCTCGTCGAGGCCGACGGCTTCCGGCTGCTCCTCGACATGGGCAACGGCGCCCTCGGCGAGTTGCAGCGCCACTGCGGTCTCTACGACCTCGACGCGATCTTCCTCAGCCATCTGCACGCCGACCACTGCATCGACATGTGCGCCTACTTCGTGGCGCGCTACTACCGGCACGACGGCGGCCGCTGCGCCCCGCTCCCGGTCTACGGACCCGAGGGCACCGAGCACCGGCTGACCACCGCCTACGCCGACACCCCCACGGCCTCCTCCATGAGCGAGGTGTTCGACTTCCACACGGTCAAGCCGTCCACCTTCGAGGTCGGCCCGTTCACCGTGCACACCGAGCGCGTCGCCCACCCCGTGGAGGCCTACGCCGTCCGCGTCGAGCACGGCGGCCGTTCACTGACGTACTCCGGCGACACGGGCGCCACCCCCGTGCTGGACGAACTCGCCCGGGACACCGACCTGTTCCTGTGCGAGGCCGCCTTCACGCACGGCAAGGAGAACATCCCCGACCTGCACCTCAACGGACGCGAGGCGGGACAGAGCGCCGCCCGGGCCGGCGCCCGGCGCCTGGTGCTCACCCACATCCCCCCGTGGACCGACCCCGCGGTCAACCTGGCCGACGCGCGCGAGGTGTACGACGGGACGGTGACGGTCGCCGCCGCGGGCGCGGTGTACGAGATCTGAGCCCGCGACACCCCGGCCACGACACGACGGAAAGGCCCCGGAACCTTCGCGGTTCCGGGGCCTTCGTCACGCCGTACGGCCGGGGCTCACGCCTTGGTGAGGTCCTCGACCTCCTCCTCGGGCTCGCGGCCCGGGGTCTTCAGGTTGAACTTGACGATCGCGAAGCGGAACGTCACGTAGTAGATCGCCGCGAACACCAGACCGATCGGGATGATCAGCCATGGCTTGGTGGCGAGGTGCCAGTTCAGCGCGTAGTCGATGAAACCGGCCGAGAAGTTGAACCCGGCGTGCACACCCAGGCCCCACGTGATCGCCATCGAGATCGCGGTGAGCACCGCGTGCAGCACGTACAGGACCGGCGCGATGAACATGAACGAGAACTCGATCGGCTCGGTCACACCGGTCACGAACGAGGTCGCGGCCAGGGAGACCATCATGCCGAGGACGGCCTTGCGGCGCTCCGGGCGGGCGGTGTGCGCCATGGCCAGGGCGGCGGCCGGCAGACCGAACATCATGATCGGGAAGAAGCCCGCCTGGAAGATGCCGGCGGAGGGGTCACCGGCCAGGAAGCGGGTGATGTCACCGTGCACGACGTCACCGGCGGAGTTGGTGAAGTCACCGAGCTGGAACCAGGCCACCGTGTTCACGAACTGGTGCATGCCGACCGGGATCAGCGCGCGGTTCACACCACCGAAGAGGGCCGCGCCGCCGGAGCCGAGGCCGGTCATCCACTCGCCGAAGTTCGAGATGCCGTCGCCGATGGGCTCCCAGACCAGACCGAAGAAGACACCCACGACGATGCCGACGAAGGCCATGATGATCGGCACCAGGCGACGGCCGTTGAAGAAGCCGAGCCAGTCCACCAGCTTCTTGCGGTGGTACCGCTGCCACAGCACGGCGGCGAGCAGACCCATGATGATGCCGCCGAGCACCCCCGGGTCGTTGTAGGTCGCGGCGACGTCCGCGCCGTCCTGGACCACCGCCTCGGTGACCGGGAAGGCCTCGAGCACCTTGCTGTAGACGAGGAAGCCGACCACCGCGGCCAGCGCGGTCGAGCCGTCGGCCTTCTTGGCGAAGCCGATGGCCACGCCTATGCAGAACAGGATCGGCAGCGAGCCGGTGAGGGCACCGCCCGCGTTGTTGAAGACGGCGGCGACCTTGTCCCAGCCGAGGCCGTCCGCGCCGAAGATGTCCGGCTGACCGAGACGGACCATGATGCCCGCCGCCGGAAGAACGGCGATCGGGAGCTGGAGGCTGCGTCCTACCTTCTGCAGCCCCTGGAAAAGACCGGATCCCCGCTTCTTTGCGGGGGCCGCCGTGTCGGTGGCGGTGCTCATGCTTCCTCCATCGGGTGGTGGTCTACACCACTCAGTGGTGTAGACCTGTTGTAGCACGATGAAGGCGGCGTAAGGAACCCGTGATTCCGCGACCGGACCGCTACGCGCAGTACCCGCCCAAGTCCCCTGATCACAGGCGCGGGAGCGCGCGGAGAAGGCCCCCGGACCGACGGTCCGGGGGCCTTCGCGAGACCACCCTCAAAGGGTACGTGAGGAACGGGAGAGGTCTACACCTTGGTGACGTCCTCCACCTCTTCCTCCGGTTCCCGCCCCGGGGTCTTCAGATCGAACTTCGTGATCGCAAACCGGAAGACCACGTAGTACACCACCGCGAAACACAGCCCGATCGGAATGATCACCCACGGCTTGGTCGCCAGGTTCCAGTTGATGACGTAGTCGATCAACCCCGCCGAGAAGCTGAACCCGTCCTTGACCCCCAGCGCCCACGTCACCGCCATCGACACACCCGTCAGCACCGCGTGCGCCGCGTACAAGAGGGGAGCGATGAACAGGAACGAGTACTCCAGCGGCTCCGTGATCCCCGTCACGAACGAGGTCAGCCCCACCGACAGCATCAGGCCACCGACCTCCTTGCGCCGGTGCGGCTTCGCACAGTGCGTGATCGCCAGCGCCGCCGCCGGCAGCGCGAACATCATGATCGGGAAGAAGCCGGTCGTGAACTGCCCCGCGTCCGGGTCGCCCGCCAGGAACATGTTGATGTCGCCGTGCACCACCGTGCCGTCCGGCTTCGTGTACGAACCGAACTGGAACCACATCGGCACGTTCAGGAACTGGTGCAGACCGATCACCAGCAACGCCCGGTTCGCCAGCCCGAACACCCCCGCGCCCCACGCGCCGATCCCGTTCAGCCAGTCGCTGAAGCTCTCCAGCGCGTCACCGATCGGCGGCCACACCCACAGGCACAGCGCCGCGAACACGATCGCCACGAACGCCATGATGATCGGCACCAGCCGGCGGCCGTTGAAGAAGCCCAGCCAGTCCACCAGCCTCGTCCGGTGGAAACGCTGCCAGAAGTACGCCGTCAGCAACCCCATCACGATGCCGCCGAACACCCCCGGATTCTGGAAGACGAACGCCGTCACCTCGCCCGAACCGTCGGTCACCTGGCAACCGATCTGCGGGACCACCTTCGACCCCTCCGGACAGTCCTCCGGAAACTGCCGCAGCACGTTGTAGTAGACGAGGA encodes the following:
- a CDS encoding M67 family metallopeptidase, which gives rise to MLTITQALYDQIVAHAREDHPDEACGVVAGPVGEGRPERFIPMLNAARSPTFYEFDSQDLLKLYREMDDRDEEPVVIYHSHTATEAHPSRTDITYANEPGAHYVLVSTADTDGAGEFQFRSFRIVEGEVTEEEVKVVEAY
- a CDS encoding putative leader peptide, encoding MVLLDVSEKAPGTLLVARLHVDLCRLKSAIC
- a CDS encoding MoaD/ThiS family protein, whose product is MAIEVRIPTILRQYTDGQKAVEGTGDTLAKLFADLETRHTGIQARIVDGEQLRRFVNVYLNDEDVRFLDGIDTKLADGDSITILPAVAGGMA
- a CDS encoding PLP-dependent cysteine synthase family protein codes for the protein MRYDSPLAAVGNTPLVRLPRLSPSDDVRIWAKLEDRNPTGSIKDRPALHMIEQAEKDGRLTKGCTILEPTSGNTGISLAMAARLKGYRIVCVMPENTSQERRDLLTMWGAEIISSPAAGGSNTAVRVAKELSAEHPDWVMLYQYGNPDNAGAHYAGTGPEILADLPSVTHFVAGLGTTGTLMGVGRYLREHKPDVKIVAAEPRYDDLVYGLRNLDEGFVPELYDASVLTTRFSVGSADAVTRTRELLQQEGIFAGVSTGAALHAAIGVGKKAVKAGESADIVFVVADGGWKYLSTGVYTAETTEAAIETLHGQLWA
- a CDS encoding MBL fold metallo-hydrolase, whose protein sequence is MKLTVVGCSGSFPSAESACSSYLVEADGFRLLLDMGNGALGELQRHCGLYDLDAIFLSHLHADHCIDMCAYFVARYYRHDGGRCAPLPVYGPEGTEHRLTTAYADTPTASSMSEVFDFHTVKPSTFEVGPFTVHTERVAHPVEAYAVRVEHGGRSLTYSGDTGATPVLDELARDTDLFLCEAAFTHGKENIPDLHLNGREAGQSAARAGARRLVLTHIPPWTDPAVNLADAREVYDGTVTVAAAGAVYEI
- a CDS encoding PTS transporter subunit EIIC, producing MSTATDTAAPAKKRGSGLFQGLQKVGRSLQLPIAVLPAAGIMVRLGQPDIFGADGLGWDKVAAVFNNAGGALTGSLPILFCIGVAIGFAKKADGSTALAAVVGFLVYSKVLEAFPVTEAVVQDGADVAATYNDPGVLGGIIMGLLAAVLWQRYHRKKLVDWLGFFNGRRLVPIIMAFVGIVVGVFFGLVWEPIGDGISNFGEWMTGLGSGGAALFGGVNRALIPVGMHQFVNTVAWFQLGDFTNSAGDVVHGDITRFLAGDPSAGIFQAGFFPIMMFGLPAAALAMAHTARPERRKAVLGMMVSLAATSFVTGVTEPIEFSFMFIAPVLYVLHAVLTAISMAITWGLGVHAGFNFSAGFIDYALNWHLATKPWLIIPIGLVFAAIYYVTFRFAIVKFNLKTPGREPEEEVEDLTKA
- a CDS encoding PTS transporter subunit EIIC encodes the protein MSADSAVSPARARWNTAFQGLQKMGRSLQLPIAVLPAAGILNRLGQPDVFGDDGLGWTNVSKVMTGAGGALLDGSLGLPLLFCVGVAIGMAKKADGSTALAAVAGFLVYYNVLRQFPEDCPEGSKVVPQIGCQVTDGSGEVTAFVFQNPGVFGGIVMGLLTAYFWQRFHRTRLVDWLGFFNGRRLVPIIMAFVAIVFAALCLWVWPPIGDALESFSDWLNGIGAWGAGVFGLANRALLVIGLHQFLNVPMWFQFGSYTKPDGTVVHGDINMFLAGDPDAGQFTTGFFPIMMFALPAAALAITHCAKPHRRKEVGGLMLSVGLTSFVTGITEPLEYSFLFIAPLLYAAHAVLTGVSMAVTWALGVKDGFSFSAGLIDYVINWNLATKPWVIIPIGLCFAVVYYVVFRFAITKFDLKTPGREPEEEVEDVTKV